The following proteins come from a genomic window of Candidatus Cloacimonadota bacterium:
- a CDS encoding erythromycin esterase family protein, with protein sequence MKKILSALLLFTALFYFNSQSNLFASTRAEGTVESIVEYLNEKSIPLIDETSLDQIITGSVNKRLVLLGESTHGTSEYYLWRAKISRRLIEEQDFDFIVVEGDWPSFYQINRYVKGYEHQDKSSRELLRDHFNRWPQWMWANEEMVDLIEWLKEFNSNRPEEDRIGIYGMDVYSKEESISEVRNYLRNQGNEDYQEIASLYDCFTPYGYDGGNYARAIFSGIENCSQQVTDVVDFLLNNRDDLTAECRESFFNAKQNAYIVKNAEKHYRSAIGRGPESWNYRVFHMEDTVYRLLDHYGEGSKGIVWAHNTHIGDARATPMHRQGSYNISQLAREKLGREAVYIVGFGCYRGRVLAGSSWESARQTMTIPEARDDSWEDLLREVTHNVFVIFFDDDDRSHPVLNRHIDHRAIGVVYNPRQEAGNYVPTVLPERYDAFIFIEETNPLNPLN encoded by the coding sequence ATGAAGAAAATATTATCTGCATTATTGCTATTTACTGCTCTGTTTTACTTTAACTCTCAAAGCAATCTCTTTGCTTCTACTCGGGCAGAAGGGACCGTAGAAAGTATAGTCGAATATCTTAATGAGAAGAGTATTCCTTTGATTGATGAGACTTCTCTCGATCAAATCATTACTGGCAGTGTAAATAAACGTCTGGTGTTATTGGGAGAGTCAACTCACGGTACTTCTGAATACTATCTTTGGAGAGCAAAGATAAGTCGCCGATTAATAGAAGAACAGGATTTTGATTTCATAGTTGTGGAAGGTGATTGGCCATCATTTTATCAAATAAATAGATATGTCAAAGGTTATGAACATCAAGATAAGTCATCCAGAGAGCTTCTCAGAGACCATTTTAACCGCTGGCCTCAATGGATGTGGGCAAATGAAGAGATGGTAGACTTGATAGAATGGCTCAAAGAGTTTAATAGTAACAGACCCGAAGAAGATAGGATCGGTATCTACGGGATGGATGTTTACAGCAAAGAAGAGTCTATCTCAGAAGTCAGAAATTATCTACGAAATCAGGGAAACGAAGATTATCAGGAGATAGCATCTTTATATGACTGTTTTACTCCCTACGGTTACGATGGGGGTAATTATGCCCGGGCCATCTTTAGCGGTATAGAAAACTGTTCTCAGCAAGTAACCGATGTAGTCGATTTTCTTCTCAATAATAGAGATGATTTAACTGCCGAATGCCGTGAATCTTTTTTCAATGCCAAGCAGAATGCCTATATTGTCAAAAATGCTGAAAAACATTACCGTTCTGCTATAGGGAGAGGACCGGAGAGCTGGAATTACCGTGTCTTCCACATGGAAGATACAGTTTATAGATTATTGGATCATTACGGAGAAGGTTCCAAAGGGATTGTTTGGGCACATAATACTCATATTGGTGATGCCAGAGCTACTCCGATGCATAGACAGGGAAGCTATAACATTAGTCAACTGGCTCGTGAAAAACTGGGAAGAGAAGCAGTTTATATTGTTGGGTTTGGCTGCTATCGAGGAAGAGTATTAGCCGGTTCGAGCTGGGAATCTGCAAGGCAAACAATGACCATTCCAGAAGCAAGAGACGACAGTTGGGAAGATTTATTACGAGAGGTTACTCATAACGTTTTTGTTATCTTTTTCGATGATGATGATAGATCGCATCCAGTTTTAAACAGGCATATCGATCATAGAGCTATTGGAGTAGTCTATAATCCGCGTCAGGAAGCAGGTAATTATGTTCCGACAGTATTACCTGAGCGGTATGATGCCTTTATATTTATTGAAGAGACAAATCCACTTAATCCATTAAACTGA
- a CDS encoding cell wall-active antibiotics response protein, protein MNILSSGVFWGMLLILVGLSIIIKIIFQIDIPVFRIIIGVLLIYFGMQIIFGSNFLYRRRVSQRRQEGTFREYNLQRGGNEFNVIFGRSKIDLTDRRELKSDEFVVVNVIFGSALVYIDPAIPMQIEVNTVFGDASLPDKKFAVIGQEKFRTGDENYNGKILYLEISSIFGSVQMVEKQEVNEA, encoded by the coding sequence ATGAACATTTTATCGAGTGGCGTTTTCTGGGGAATGTTGCTGATCTTGGTTGGCTTATCAATCATTATCAAAATTATCTTCCAAATAGATATACCGGTTTTCAGGATCATTATCGGAGTTTTACTCATCTATTTTGGGATGCAAATCATCTTTGGCAGTAACTTCTTGTACAGAAGAAGAGTTTCCCAAAGACGTCAAGAAGGAACTTTTCGGGAGTATAATCTTCAGCGGGGGGGTAATGAATTCAATGTCATTTTCGGTAGAAGCAAAATAGATCTGACTGACAGAAGAGAGCTAAAAAGTGATGAATTTGTTGTGGTAAATGTAATTTTTGGTTCTGCCCTTGTCTATATTGATCCTGCAATACCGATGCAGATCGAAGTTAATACGGTTTTCGGGGATGCTTCACTACCCGATAAAAAATTCGCTGTCATCGGACAAGAGAAATTCAGGACTGGCGATGAAAATTATAACGGTAAAATTCTTTATTTAGAGATATCTTCTATCTTTGGTAGTGTGCAAATGGTTGAAAAACAGGAAGTAAATGAAGCTTAA
- a CDS encoding response regulator, which produces MTKTILLVDDEEGVRSVLSEFLTGLGYNVVEASDGKTALELFRKQRMDLVITDLYMPPGISGTEVMKNIKVTSPKTPVLIITGYRPTKSQEDAMTTKADGYLIKPFELERLKATIRQFIR; this is translated from the coding sequence AGGAAGGAGTACGATCAGTACTTAGTGAATTCCTTACCGGATTAGGTTATAATGTTGTGGAAGCATCTGATGGCAAAACAGCTCTCGAGCTTTTCAGAAAACAGAGAATGGATCTTGTTATAACTGACCTTTATATGCCTCCGGGTATTTCCGGCACAGAGGTGATGAAAAATATTAAAGTAACATCTCCCAAGACACCAGTGCTGATTATAACAGGATACAGACCAACTAAATCTCAAGAAGACGCTATGACAACTAAGGCAGATGGATACCTGATAAAACCTTTTGAACTGGAAAGACTTAAAGCTACTATCAGACAATTTATCCGCTAA
- a CDS encoding PAS domain S-box protein, giving the protein MESEADKAQNKRKIIIVEDNENVAKLIAKSLNEEGYITKVVSFGSAAVFYAMDNLNSLLLMEYQLPDMTAKEVIATLRNNQQDIPFIIISPPGNEKAIIDMMKLGARDYLMKEHGFLELLPASIKKVTQQLDVEERLEEAEKSLRSSEDKFKYIFHSITDAIFIYDFQGKILEANQAASLLLGYDKSKINTMNYIDFHLTEFNNNFKLYLAELKTYKNLKYESVFVDSFGHRIPVECISRLIEYENEPAILTFSHDISERKQSENMLKQSEERLQRITNTMTDYIFTVYVENGRPQRTVHSSACLPVTGYTPEEFTKNSFLWIEMVDPRDKEFVLQNVKKILSGEQINPFEHRIIRKDGKQAWLRNTPVLHYDNSGKLISYDGVVQDITERKIAEVELLEKQAQLSAIVEAFEGLIYVCSDEYKVEYMNEKFIARTGYNPVGELCYKALHNLEERCPWCVNDRVQQGETVKWEVQSPKDKHWYSIVNTPIYHFDGRISKQSLIIDISDLKFADLEINRLNKLYFNLLEEIDYPVCRFLFDGKIVSANQAFINIFGCNVETLATDQSLFSCIPEQLSVWTEKNLQRLDNNRSMIKKSIKQLKVNEINLVNKIWVINAIVDTENNVLEYQAILKDGKAGVDESDFVLSTS; this is encoded by the coding sequence ATGGAAAGTGAAGCGGATAAAGCGCAAAACAAAAGAAAGATCATTATTGTCGAAGACAATGAGAATGTAGCCAAACTAATAGCAAAATCACTAAACGAAGAAGGGTATATAACTAAAGTCGTATCTTTTGGTAGTGCCGCAGTGTTTTATGCTATGGATAATTTGAACAGTTTACTGCTTATGGAATATCAACTACCTGATATGACAGCAAAAGAGGTGATCGCTACCTTGAGAAACAATCAGCAGGATATTCCCTTTATTATCATATCACCACCAGGCAATGAAAAAGCAATCATTGATATGATGAAGTTGGGAGCCAGAGACTATTTGATGAAAGAACATGGTTTTCTGGAACTACTGCCTGCATCAATTAAAAAAGTGACCCAGCAATTAGATGTAGAAGAGCGTTTGGAAGAGGCAGAGAAGAGTTTACGTTCCAGTGAAGATAAGTTCAAGTACATTTTTCATAGTATAACAGATGCGATCTTTATCTATGATTTTCAAGGTAAGATATTAGAAGCAAATCAGGCAGCTTCGCTTTTATTAGGGTATGATAAAAGTAAGATTAATACTATGAACTATATCGATTTTCACCTCACGGAATTTAACAACAATTTCAAATTGTATCTAGCTGAATTAAAGACTTATAAGAATCTGAAGTATGAATCGGTGTTTGTAGATAGCTTTGGTCATCGCATACCTGTAGAGTGCATCAGTAGATTGATTGAGTATGAAAATGAACCGGCAATTTTGACATTCAGTCATGATATCAGTGAAAGAAAACAGTCGGAAAACATGCTTAAACAGAGTGAAGAACGTCTGCAAAGAATAACGAATACTATGACGGACTATATCTTCACAGTCTATGTCGAAAATGGCAGACCGCAACGTACAGTTCATAGTTCTGCTTGCTTACCTGTTACCGGATATACTCCGGAAGAATTTACCAAGAATTCTTTTCTCTGGATTGAGATGGTAGATCCGCGAGATAAGGAATTTGTCTTACAGAATGTCAAAAAGATACTCTCCGGAGAACAAATAAACCCTTTCGAACATCGTATTATTCGCAAAGATGGTAAACAAGCATGGTTAAGAAATACTCCGGTACTTCATTATGATAATAGCGGTAAGTTGATCTCATATGATGGTGTCGTTCAGGATATAACAGAGAGAAAAATTGCTGAAGTGGAGTTATTAGAAAAACAAGCACAACTCTCTGCTATTGTAGAAGCTTTTGAGGGGCTTATTTATGTCTGTTCTGATGAATACAAAGTAGAGTATATGAATGAAAAATTCATCGCCAGAACCGGCTATAATCCCGTTGGCGAATTATGTTATAAAGCTCTTCATAACTTAGAAGAACGCTGCCCTTGGTGTGTAAACGATAGGGTTCAACAGGGAGAGACTGTTAAGTGGGAAGTACAGAGTCCGAAAGATAAACATTGGTATTCTATAGTAAATACTCCTATATACCATTTTGACGGTAGAATATCGAAACAATCATTAATTATAGATATTTCGGATCTAAAGTTTGCCGATCTGGAAATAAATCGCTTGAATAAGTTATATTTCAATCTGTTAGAAGAGATTGATTATCCGGTTTGTAGATTCTTATTCGATGGTAAGATCGTTTCAGCTAATCAGGCATTTATTAATATCTTCGGCTGTAATGTAGAAACTCTGGCAACAGATCAGTCACTATTTTCCTGTATTCCGGAGCAGTTAAGTGTCTGGACGGAAAAGAACCTTCAAAGATTAGATAATAATCGTTCAATGATCAAAAAGAGTATTAAACAGTTAAAGGTTAATGAGATTAACTTAGTGAACAAGATCTGGGTTATTAACGCTATAGTTGATACTGAAAACAACGTTCTTGAGTATCAAGCAATCTTGAAAGATGGTAAAGCCGGTGTTGATGAGAGTGATTTCGTGCTTAGTACATCATAA
- the uvrA gene encoding excinuclease ABC subunit UvrA gives MKETIVIKGAAEHNLKDIDLVIPRNKLIVFTGVSGSGKSSLAFDTLYAEGQRRYVESLSAYARQFLEQMEKPKVDYIEGLSPAISIEQKAASKNPRSTVGTVTEIYDYLRVLFARIGIQHCYQCGREISSQTVDQMVEKIMTLPDKTKLLILAPVIQNRKGEHKEELDKIRQEGFVRVIINGKMRELSEEINLDKKSKHNIDIVIDRLIIKEGVETRLTDSLETALRVADGYIKIRNADTDETEIMSETNACNVCGISFAELTPQHFSFNSPLGMCPSCHGLGTTLEFDPDLIVHRPELSIMEGAVAPWGKLEDKKHSWNLRILVNLAQSYNFSLQTPWVKLSPEIKDILLYGSKGKRIKTIWESRHGHGEYMVKFEGIIPTMKRRMHETSSEGMRRWYLQFISDKPCEDCQGNKLRKETQSVYIGEETIVALSHKTISGLKSFFEELKLDGNRKLIAEELLKEIGNRLTFLLNVGLHYLTLDRRAPSLSGGESQRIRLASQIGSGLVGVMYILDEPSIGLHQRDNHRLTEMLLRLRDIGNTVFVVEHDRDMMLAADRIYDFGPRAGIYGGQIIAEGNHQEIMMNQKSLTGKYLTGELSIPIPKKRIPPDNRAILIKGARQNNLKNIDIEIPIGIFTCVTGVSGSGKSSLINQLLHPALANRLNRANLREGVCSEITGYDELDNVIAIDQQPIGRTPRSNPATYTKTFDPIRKLFASLPSAKTRGYKEGRFSFNVKGGRCEACEGAGVKQISMHFLPDIYVTCETCKGKRYNNETLNIRYKGYNIADVLDMDIQEAYKLFEAIPIIKQKLQTLIDVGLDYMKLGQPSTTLSGGEAQRIKLSRELSKTSTGKTLYILDEPTTGLHFDDINKLMKVLFRLAAMGNTIVVIEHNLDVIKCADHIIDLGPEGGDEGGYVVATGTPEKVARSKKSYTGQFLKDYLKVSPQKKRSV, from the coding sequence ATGAAAGAAACTATTGTTATCAAAGGCGCTGCAGAACACAATTTGAAGGATATTGACCTTGTTATTCCCCGTAACAAGCTAATAGTCTTTACCGGTGTTTCCGGTTCAGGAAAGTCATCTCTGGCTTTCGATACACTCTATGCTGAAGGACAAAGACGTTATGTTGAATCATTATCTGCTTATGCCCGGCAGTTTTTAGAGCAGATGGAGAAACCAAAGGTTGACTATATAGAGGGTCTCTCTCCGGCTATTTCCATAGAGCAGAAAGCAGCCAGTAAAAATCCCCGTTCCACTGTCGGCACAGTTACAGAAATATATGATTATTTAAGGGTTCTCTTTGCTCGTATCGGGATTCAGCATTGCTATCAATGTGGTAGAGAGATCTCATCTCAGACAGTAGATCAAATGGTAGAAAAGATCATGACTCTCCCTGATAAGACAAAACTCTTGATCTTAGCTCCTGTTATCCAAAACCGCAAAGGTGAACATAAAGAAGAGTTGGATAAAATAAGGCAGGAAGGATTTGTCAGAGTCATTATAAATGGCAAGATGCGGGAATTATCTGAGGAGATCAATCTCGACAAAAAAAGCAAACATAACATTGATATAGTAATTGATCGTCTAATTATTAAAGAGGGTGTCGAAACAAGACTGACCGATTCATTAGAAACTGCTCTGAGAGTAGCTGATGGTTATATCAAGATTAGAAATGCCGATACAGATGAAACGGAGATCATGTCCGAAACTAACGCCTGTAATGTTTGCGGGATCAGCTTTGCTGAATTAACTCCTCAGCATTTTTCTTTTAACAGTCCGTTGGGTATGTGCCCTTCCTGCCATGGGCTCGGTACTACTCTCGAATTTGATCCTGATCTGATTGTTCACAGACCGGAACTGTCAATTATGGAAGGAGCTGTCGCCCCTTGGGGTAAATTAGAAGATAAAAAACACTCTTGGAATTTACGTATTTTGGTCAATCTTGCTCAATCTTATAACTTTTCACTGCAAACTCCATGGGTCAAGTTATCTCCGGAAATCAAAGATATCTTGCTATATGGCTCAAAGGGAAAGCGGATAAAGACCATCTGGGAAAGCCGACACGGACACGGTGAGTACATGGTTAAATTCGAGGGTATTATCCCCACAATGAAACGCCGTATGCATGAAACCTCTTCGGAAGGAATGCGACGTTGGTACCTACAGTTCATCTCTGATAAGCCGTGTGAAGATTGTCAGGGTAATAAGTTGCGTAAAGAGACACAATCGGTCTATATTGGCGAAGAAACTATCGTCGCCTTATCTCATAAAACTATTTCGGGATTGAAATCTTTCTTTGAAGAACTCAAGCTTGACGGCAACAGAAAACTGATCGCAGAAGAACTACTCAAGGAGATCGGTAATCGTCTTACATTCCTTCTCAATGTCGGTCTTCATTATCTTACACTCGACCGTCGTGCTCCCTCATTATCGGGTGGTGAATCTCAAAGGATTAGGTTAGCCAGTCAGATAGGTAGCGGACTTGTAGGAGTGATGTATATTCTGGACGAACCGAGTATTGGGCTACATCAAAGAGATAACCATCGTCTTACTGAGATGTTGTTAAGATTAAGAGATATTGGTAACACTGTATTCGTTGTCGAACATGATCGAGATATGATGCTGGCTGCTGACAGAATCTATGACTTTGGTCCGCGAGCCGGTATTTATGGTGGTCAGATCATCGCTGAAGGAAATCATCAAGAGATCATGATGAACCAAAAATCTCTGACAGGTAAATATCTCACCGGTGAGTTATCTATACCAATACCCAAGAAGAGAATACCTCCCGATAACCGTGCAATATTGATTAAGGGTGCTCGTCAGAATAATTTGAAAAATATCGATATTGAGATCCCAATAGGGATATTCACCTGCGTAACGGGAGTTTCGGGCTCAGGAAAAAGTTCTTTGATCAATCAGTTACTCCATCCGGCTTTGGCAAACCGTCTTAATCGTGCTAATCTGAGAGAAGGCGTGTGTTCAGAAATAACGGGTTACGATGAGTTAGATAATGTTATTGCTATAGATCAACAACCTATTGGTCGTACTCCACGTTCTAATCCTGCTACTTATACAAAAACCTTTGATCCTATAAGAAAGCTCTTTGCCTCTCTCCCCTCTGCTAAAACAAGAGGTTATAAAGAGGGAAGGTTCTCCTTTAATGTCAAAGGGGGCAGGTGTGAAGCATGTGAAGGCGCCGGAGTAAAACAGATCTCAATGCATTTTCTACCTGATATCTATGTTACTTGTGAGACCTGCAAAGGTAAAAGATACAACAACGAAACATTGAATATTCGTTATAAGGGCTATAATATTGCCGATGTTCTCGATATGGATATCCAAGAAGCATATAAACTCTTTGAAGCTATCCCGATCATTAAACAAAAGCTGCAGACCTTGATCGATGTTGGATTAGATTATATGAAGTTAGGACAACCCTCAACTACACTTTCAGGCGGTGAAGCACAAAGAATCAAACTCTCTCGTGAACTTAGCAAAACCAGCACAGGAAAAACCCTCTATATCCTTGATGAACCTACTACCGGTCTCCATTTTGATGATATCAATAAACTTATGAAAGTCCTCTTTCGGCTGGCTGCCATGGGTAACACTATTGTCGTCATTGAGCATAATCTTGATGTTATCAAGTGTGCCGATCATATCATTGATTTAGGTCCCGAAGGTGGAGACGAAGGTGGTTATGTAGTAGCTACAGGTACACCCGAAAAAGTAGCTCGATCAAAAAAATCGTATACCGGACAGTTCCTGAAAGATTATCTTAAAGTCTCGCCACAAAAGAAAAGATCAGTTTAA
- a CDS encoding 4Fe-4S binding protein, producing MDKEVSAMGEQGNALHFVCTHDEAEELINSYHDFWISNCGCREEKGKCHQSRKDVCLDFSGTFGGTGSNYHHVDQDFVDDLLQDAHDKKLVTRPYRDFETKTKTQGICFCCNDCCSYFLKQDEVCDKGKYIEDTDYDCCSDCGLCVDVCYFKARMINDKGNLEVDRDKCYGCGLCFQICPVECIEMIKR from the coding sequence ATGGACAAGGAAGTATCAGCTATGGGAGAGCAAGGGAACGCTTTACATTTTGTCTGTACCCACGATGAAGCAGAAGAACTGATTAATAGTTACCATGATTTCTGGATTTCAAACTGCGGTTGCCGTGAAGAGAAAGGAAAATGTCATCAATCGAGAAAGGATGTCTGCCTTGACTTCAGTGGCACTTTTGGAGGGACTGGTAGTAATTATCATCATGTAGATCAGGATTTCGTAGATGATTTGCTGCAAGATGCTCATGATAAAAAGCTAGTAACCCGTCCTTACCGCGATTTTGAAACTAAGACAAAAACCCAGGGAATCTGCTTTTGCTGCAATGATTGTTGCAGCTATTTTTTAAAACAAGACGAGGTTTGTGATAAAGGTAAGTATATCGAAGACACCGATTATGATTGTTGTTCGGATTGTGGGCTCTGTGTTGATGTTTGCTATTTCAAAGCGAGGATGATTAATGATAAGGGAAATCTTGAAGTTGACAGGGACAAGTGTTACGGGTGTGGTTTATGTTTTCAGATTTGTCCCGTTGAGTGTATTGAGATGATTAAACGCTAA